The following proteins are encoded in a genomic region of Rhodoferax aquaticus:
- a CDS encoding phosphoglycerate mutase, giving the protein MHLLIPYAAPDSDACRAAMAQLQLPQLTALLRVLSPLPAVQLAPESLCAVAEHVQARAMGMPADDGLIPWAAWDAQRLGLTSGKPSAAWAHITPCHWQIHADHVSMAAPEDLGLSDEESSAFMAAMQAYFLEDGIRLHPFTTNTWLAEGEVFKRLPTASVERVHGKSVDAWMPRQAQAKTLRRLQNEMQMLLYTHPLNDARSARRQAIVNSFWVSGTGDLPAHANVQAQAVRVVDTLRRPAQQDHAQAWLAAWHTLDAQELAPLLAAAQSGQAVQLTMCGELSAHSYSTQPLSAWARLARTWRTPKTLSILQSL; this is encoded by the coding sequence ATGCACCTCCTGATTCCTTATGCAGCCCCAGATAGCGACGCATGCCGTGCCGCTATGGCGCAGCTACAGCTGCCCCAATTGACGGCGCTGCTGCGTGTGCTCTCGCCCCTGCCCGCTGTGCAACTGGCGCCTGAGAGCCTCTGCGCCGTTGCCGAGCACGTGCAAGCAAGGGCCATGGGCATGCCAGCCGACGATGGCCTGATCCCGTGGGCGGCTTGGGACGCGCAGCGCTTGGGCCTCACGTCCGGCAAGCCTTCAGCAGCCTGGGCGCACATTACGCCCTGCCACTGGCAAATTCATGCCGACCATGTGTCTATGGCCGCGCCTGAGGACTTGGGCTTGAGCGACGAAGAGTCCAGCGCCTTTATGGCTGCTATGCAAGCCTACTTTTTGGAAGATGGCATCCGCCTGCACCCCTTCACCACCAACACCTGGCTGGCCGAGGGCGAGGTGTTCAAGCGACTGCCCACGGCCAGCGTGGAGCGGGTACACGGCAAGTCGGTGGATGCGTGGATGCCCCGCCAAGCGCAGGCCAAAACGCTGCGCCGTTTGCAAAATGAAATGCAAATGCTGCTCTACACCCACCCCTTGAACGACGCCCGCAGTGCGCGCCGGCAAGCCATCGTGAACTCGTTTTGGGTCAGCGGCACCGGTGATCTGCCAGCGCACGCGAACGTCCAAGCGCAAGCCGTGCGCGTGGTGGACACCCTACGCCGCCCTGCCCAGCAAGACCACGCGCAAGCTTGGCTGGCTGCTTGGCATACCCTAGACGCGCAAGAGCTGGCACCGCTGCTGGCCGCTGCACAAAGCGGCCAAGCCGTGCAGCTCACCATGTGTGGCGAGCTAAGCGCCCACAGCTACAGCACCCAGCCCCTGAGCGCCTGGGCCCGCCTCGCCCGCACTTGGCGCACCCCCAAGACCTTATCGATTTTGCAAAGCCTATGA
- a CDS encoding DMT family transporter, with translation MAHTLSRTQPSQLPQGGAWRMALAMTLSGTIGLLVIASGQSAWSVVWFRCLIGAAALLIWLSMQRGWKPMNRRAVAWLLVGAVALIVNWLFLFTSYRLSGIAISTVVYHVQPFFLILLAAMVQGEAPQWQKMPWLVLALLGVALTTGLQWGGPMQADMLQGVAMALAAALLYAVATLATRKLSGIAPAQIAGLQLLLGVGLLAPWANFSISSFTPTAWASLLTLGLVHTGLMYNLMYAAFQRLSAQRIAALSFIYPLVAIAVDLLVFRLVLQGTQVLGMGLILLAIVAHQRDWVFPWPRAKAAA, from the coding sequence ATGGCCCATACTCTTTCACGCACTCAACCCTCCCAGCTACCCCAAGGCGGTGCTTGGCGCATGGCGCTTGCGATGACCTTATCCGGCACCATTGGGCTTTTGGTCATAGCCAGCGGCCAAAGCGCCTGGAGTGTGGTGTGGTTTCGCTGCCTGATCGGCGCTGCAGCCCTGCTCATTTGGCTGAGCATGCAACGCGGCTGGAAGCCGATGAACCGCAGGGCAGTGGCTTGGCTACTGGTGGGCGCCGTGGCCTTGATCGTGAACTGGCTGTTTTTGTTTACCAGCTACCGCCTGAGCGGCATCGCCATTTCCACCGTGGTGTACCACGTGCAACCTTTCTTCTTGATCTTGCTCGCGGCGATGGTGCAAGGTGAGGCGCCCCAGTGGCAAAAAATGCCGTGGCTGGTGCTGGCCCTCTTAGGTGTAGCCCTCACCACAGGGCTGCAATGGGGTGGCCCCATGCAGGCAGACATGCTGCAAGGTGTCGCGATGGCACTCGCCGCTGCTCTGCTGTATGCAGTGGCCACGCTGGCCACCCGCAAGCTCAGTGGCATAGCCCCGGCGCAAATTGCTGGACTGCAGCTCTTGCTCGGTGTGGGCTTGCTGGCACCTTGGGCCAATTTTTCCATCAGCAGTTTCACGCCCACCGCATGGGCCTCGCTACTCACCCTAGGGCTGGTGCACACAGGGCTCATGTACAACCTGATGTACGCCGCGTTTCAGCGCTTGAGCGCGCAACGAATTGCGGCTCTGTCCTTCATCTACCCCTTGGTGGCTATCGCCGTGGACTTGCTGGTGTTTCGCCTGGTGCTACAAGGCACACAAGTGCTGGGCATGGGCCTGATCTTGCTGGCCATCGTGGCGCACCAACGCGACTGGGTGTTCCCATGGCCACGCGCTAAGGCGGCTGCCTAA
- a CDS encoding LysR family transcriptional regulator produces MEMLNEMAVFSQVVDSGGFSAAARQLRLTTSAVSRHVTRLEQQLGGRLLQRTTRSIKLTELGAQVYAGCARMLSTAREVHTLAGSYSARPNGLVRLTAPVVFGQVWLAPRLPGFLARYPDVSVQLSLVDRNVDLVEDGVDLAIRISRELSPTLAARTVCAMRYVLVASPDYLATYGVPAHPADLQTHACIYLGYGAYGDTWTLHPLAQGADAKTPPKGKATGQGKGKRSESVALDDTVQVKVASRAAVNNSAAIMAMVQAHGGIGLVPDFSAQAALASGAVHHVLPDWAMGEPYTGTVYAVYTPGPHLPLKTRALIDYLVA; encoded by the coding sequence ATGGAAATGCTCAACGAGATGGCTGTGTTTTCGCAGGTGGTGGACAGCGGTGGGTTTTCTGCTGCTGCACGCCAATTGCGCCTCACCACCTCTGCAGTGAGTCGCCATGTGACGCGGCTAGAGCAGCAGCTAGGTGGGCGGCTGTTGCAGCGCACCACGCGCTCTATCAAACTCACCGAACTGGGCGCGCAGGTCTACGCGGGGTGCGCCCGCATGCTGTCAACCGCGCGCGAAGTGCATACGCTGGCGGGCAGCTACAGCGCGCGGCCTAACGGCCTGGTGCGGCTTACCGCCCCCGTGGTGTTTGGCCAGGTATGGCTGGCCCCGCGATTGCCGGGATTTTTGGCACGCTACCCCGATGTATCGGTGCAGCTGAGCTTGGTGGACCGCAATGTAGATTTGGTGGAAGACGGGGTAGACCTTGCCATTCGCATCTCGCGCGAGCTCAGCCCAACGCTGGCAGCGCGCACGGTGTGCGCCATGCGCTATGTGCTGGTGGCAAGCCCTGATTACTTGGCTACGTACGGTGTGCCCGCCCATCCCGCTGACCTGCAAACCCACGCCTGCATCTACCTAGGCTATGGTGCCTATGGAGACACGTGGACCTTGCACCCATTGGCGCAGGGCGCAGATGCCAAGACGCCACCCAAAGGCAAGGCCACAGGCCAAGGTAAGGGCAAGCGCTCGGAGTCTGTCGCACTAGACGACACCGTGCAGGTCAAGGTGGCCAGCCGCGCCGCGGTGAACAACAGCGCGGCCATCATGGCCATGGTCCAGGCCCATGGCGGCATAGGCTTGGTGCCAGACTTCAGTGCGCAAGCGGCACTGGCCAGTGGTGCGGTCCATCATGTCTTGCCCGATTGGGCGATGGGTGAGCCCTACACCGGCACGGTGTATGCGGTGTACACGCCGGGGCCGCATCTGCCTCTGAAAACGCGAGCCCTGATTGACTACCTGGTAGCGTAG
- a CDS encoding substrate-binding periplasmic protein — MDTLSLASVTQSAARWLLCAALQTCGLSALAQTLPLAATDWPPFEFADAQGMATGADTEVIQAAFERMQLSASIRIQPWARVEQQGAKGEFAAIYSVIKTPERMQNFVFSDPISSSKMVFFKRKSQALQWQSLADLSAYTVGISAGFAYPEVFTQAVQAKQFKAVVPSYGASADLSSLKGLQRGVVDVVICELSVCQYLIKTHATDLTGIDHMPTLIGTELPMYLAFSKNWPRAEALAHEFNLALAKVTSSGARKKIYKKYGMQSE, encoded by the coding sequence ATGGACACATTGAGCTTGGCATCAGTAACTCAGTCTGCCGCGCGCTGGCTTCTGTGTGCTGCGCTACAAACATGTGGGCTTAGTGCTTTAGCGCAGACCTTGCCTTTGGCCGCAACCGATTGGCCCCCGTTTGAGTTTGCTGACGCCCAAGGCATGGCAACCGGCGCAGATACCGAAGTCATCCAAGCCGCATTCGAGCGCATGCAACTGAGCGCCAGTATCCGTATTCAACCGTGGGCGCGGGTAGAGCAGCAGGGGGCCAAGGGAGAGTTCGCCGCTATTTACAGCGTGATCAAAACCCCGGAGCGTATGCAAAACTTTGTGTTTTCAGACCCCATTAGCAGTTCCAAAATGGTGTTCTTCAAGCGCAAGAGCCAAGCCCTGCAATGGCAGTCGTTGGCAGATTTGAGCGCCTACACCGTTGGTATATCGGCGGGTTTTGCTTACCCTGAGGTATTCACTCAAGCCGTGCAGGCCAAGCAGTTCAAAGCGGTGGTGCCGTCGTATGGGGCCTCTGCTGATTTGTCTAGCCTGAAAGGCCTGCAAAGAGGGGTTGTCGATGTAGTTATTTGCGAACTTAGTGTGTGCCAATACCTCATCAAAACCCATGCCACAGACCTGACTGGCATAGACCACATGCCCACGCTCATTGGCACCGAGTTGCCCATGTATTTGGCTTTCTCAAAAAACTGGCCCCGGGCAGAAGCGCTGGCCCATGAGTTCAATCTGGCACTTGCCAAAGTCACGTCGAGTGGCGCACGCAAAAAGATCTACAAAAAATACGGTATGCAATCGGAGTGA
- a CDS encoding 5-carboxymethyl-2-hydroxymuconate Delta-isomerase — protein sequence MPHFTLEHTTNLPALDAQALLRAANQALFASGQFGAEIDIKSRAIPLEAFAVGTAGDGLRGFIHGKLAILSGRNAEIKRQLSEAVLAAIEAQYSVPDHMDVQISVEIVDLDRAAYAKAAHTRRSAT from the coding sequence ATGCCCCACTTCACCCTAGAACACACCACCAACCTGCCAGCCCTGGACGCCCAAGCGCTGCTGCGGGCTGCCAACCAAGCCCTGTTTGCCTCGGGGCAGTTTGGCGCGGAGATTGACATCAAAAGCCGTGCGATTCCTTTGGAAGCATTTGCCGTAGGCACAGCAGGCGATGGCTTGCGTGGCTTTATCCACGGCAAGCTGGCGATTCTGAGTGGCCGTAATGCGGAGATCAAACGCCAGTTGTCCGAGGCGGTACTTGCAGCCATTGAGGCCCAGTACTCTGTACCCGACCATATGGATGTGCAAATCAGCGTGGAAATTGTGGACCTTGACCGCGCTGCATACGCCAAAGCGGCGCACACCCGGCGCAGCGCGACCTAA
- a CDS encoding single-stranded-DNA-specific exonuclease RecJ, protein MNIIPRDIPPRSVWALEQAGVHPLLARLYAARGVTSNEELNDALAKLLPPTTLLGADRAAVLLADAIANNLRLCVVADYDCDGATACAVAVRGLRLLGAKHVSYLVPDRVVDGYGLTAPIAQRVKDQGADVLITVDNGIASLDGVAHAKRLGLQVLVTDHHLPAAAPSPGRPQAGHAPSGGSEDTAVPNVGAVLLPDADVIVNPNQPGCPFESKSIAGVGVMFYVLMALRSELRQRGVFDAASQPKLDVLLPLVALGTVADVVKLDANNRRIVAQGLKRVRALAMPAGLASLFIAAGRKANVATTFDFGFALGPRINAAGRLSDMTLGIECLLTDDAGRADELAKALDNINRERRVIEGDMREQAMHIVEGLFDEGDEPPPAVCVFDPDFHEGVVGIVASRIKDKLHRPSFVFAASAAPGKEHELKGSGRSIPGFHLRDALDLVAKRYPGVLLRFGGHAMAAGCTIAEEHFDDFEQGLNEVAQEWLDEATLTRRLETDGPLAPEYRRVDLVDTLHKEVWGQGFAAPTFSEELEVVSQRLVGEKHLALKLKHQGEPVDGIWFGHTDPLPPKVTLAFRLDADEWQGVRKVKFLIEGADI, encoded by the coding sequence ATGAACATTATTCCCCGTGACATTCCTCCCCGTAGCGTGTGGGCGCTTGAGCAAGCGGGTGTGCACCCGCTCTTGGCGCGGCTGTACGCCGCACGGGGCGTCACTAGCAACGAAGAACTGAACGACGCCCTGGCCAAACTGCTGCCGCCCACCACCCTGCTAGGGGCCGACCGCGCAGCCGTCTTGCTAGCCGATGCTATTGCTAACAACTTGCGCCTGTGCGTAGTGGCGGACTACGACTGCGACGGCGCCACCGCATGCGCCGTGGCCGTGCGCGGCCTGCGTTTGCTGGGCGCCAAGCATGTGAGCTACCTGGTGCCAGACCGCGTGGTGGATGGCTATGGCCTGACCGCCCCGATTGCCCAGCGCGTGAAGGACCAAGGCGCTGATGTACTGATTACCGTAGACAACGGCATTGCCAGCCTAGACGGCGTGGCCCATGCCAAGCGCCTGGGCCTGCAGGTGCTGGTGACCGACCACCACTTGCCGGCAGCAGCACCGTCGCCGGGCCGCCCCCAGGCGGGGCACGCCCCCTCGGGGGGCAGTGAGGACACGGCAGTGCCGAACGTGGGGGCCGTTTTGCTCCCAGATGCAGATGTGATCGTCAACCCCAACCAACCCGGCTGCCCATTTGAGAGCAAGTCCATCGCAGGCGTGGGGGTCATGTTTTACGTGCTGATGGCACTGCGCAGCGAACTGCGCCAGCGTGGCGTGTTTGATGCCGCCAGCCAACCCAAGTTAGACGTCCTGCTGCCGCTGGTGGCGCTGGGCACCGTGGCCGATGTGGTGAAGCTGGATGCCAACAACCGCCGCATCGTGGCCCAAGGCCTCAAACGCGTGCGCGCGCTGGCTATGCCTGCGGGACTAGCTAGTCTTTTTATAGCAGCTGGACGCAAGGCGAATGTCGCCACCACCTTTGACTTTGGCTTTGCCTTGGGGCCACGCATCAATGCCGCAGGCCGCTTGAGCGACATGACCTTGGGCATTGAATGCTTGCTGACCGACGATGCTGGGCGTGCCGACGAATTGGCCAAGGCACTAGACAACATCAACCGCGAGCGCCGTGTCATTGAAGGCGATATGCGCGAGCAAGCCATGCACATTGTGGAAGGCTTGTTTGACGAGGGCGACGAGCCGCCACCGGCCGTTTGCGTGTTTGACCCCGACTTCCACGAAGGTGTGGTGGGCATTGTGGCCAGCCGCATCAAAGACAAGTTGCACCGCCCCAGCTTTGTGTTTGCCGCCAGCGCCGCACCGGGCAAAGAACATGAGCTCAAGGGCTCGGGCCGGTCCATCCCCGGCTTTCATTTGCGCGACGCACTCGACTTGGTAGCCAAGCGCTACCCCGGCGTGCTGCTGCGCTTTGGCGGCCACGCCATGGCCGCAGGATGCACCATTGCCGAAGAGCACTTTGACGACTTTGAACAAGGCCTGAACGAAGTCGCCCAAGAGTGGTTAGACGAAGCCACCCTCACCCGCCGCCTAGAAACCGACGGCCCCTTGGCCCCTGAGTACCGCCGGGTCGACCTGGTGGACACCTTGCACAAAGAAGTGTGGGGCCAAGGCTTTGCAGCCCCCACGTTTAGCGAAGAGTTGGAAGTGGTGTCGCAGCGCTTGGTGGGCGAAAAGCATTTGGCGCTCAAGCTCAAGCACCAAGGCGAGCCGGTAGACGGCATTTGGTTTGGCCACACAGACCCCCTGCCCCCCAAAGTGACGCTGGCCTTTCGCTTAGACGCAGACGAATGGCAAGGCGTGCGCAAAGTGAAGTTTCTGATTGAAGGCGCAGATATTTGA
- a CDS encoding cysteine hydrolase family protein: MQTKNALLVIDMQTEWLQPSAGRFDLEGVLARINQVAQHYRARGDAVVFVRHKNEEAPVGSPGWQIDARLPVLPTDHVVDKSACDSFVQTTLSALLQGLGVGHITISGMATEFCVDSTVRAALSAGFDVTALADGHTTGDRPHLSAQAIVTHHNWVWTHLAPPAGRVLRVLTTSEVLSNAVPVPSQ; this comes from the coding sequence ATGCAAACCAAAAACGCGCTCCTTGTCATCGATATGCAAACCGAGTGGCTGCAGCCCAGCGCCGGGCGCTTTGATTTGGAGGGCGTGTTGGCGCGCATCAACCAAGTAGCGCAGCACTACCGTGCGCGTGGCGACGCCGTGGTATTTGTGCGCCACAAGAATGAAGAGGCACCTGTGGGCAGCCCAGGCTGGCAAATTGATGCACGTTTGCCAGTGCTGCCCACGGACCATGTGGTGGACAAATCGGCTTGCGATTCCTTCGTGCAGACCACGCTATCCGCTCTTTTGCAGGGGTTGGGCGTGGGTCACATCACCATCAGCGGCATGGCAACTGAGTTTTGTGTGGACAGCACCGTGCGCGCGGCCCTGTCTGCGGGCTTTGATGTCACGGCATTGGCCGACGGCCACACCACAGGAGATCGGCCCCACCTCAGTGCCCAGGCCATCGTCACCCACCACAACTGGGTGTGGACCCATTTAGCTCCGCCCGCGGGCCGGGTGCTACGGGTGCTGACCACTAGCGAAGTGTTGAGCAACGCTGTGCCGGTTCCCTCGCAATAG
- a CDS encoding GNAT family N-acetyltransferase yields MPTFITATQAHDWPALKSVRLQSLREAPRAFLLTLQDAAQYSDLDWQMRAAHQTPPKYFIAHDGATPVGMCGAVLQEREVLVVAMWVAPSHRGQGLGKRLIQAVVDYARSVHADALTLLVAAANTQARQLYQSAGFTEAADAMEPNPSDPGLNLHSMRLSISQDNSAPCTS; encoded by the coding sequence ATGCCCACGTTCATCACTGCCACGCAAGCGCACGACTGGCCCGCGCTGAAATCTGTGCGACTGCAATCGTTGCGCGAAGCACCGCGCGCCTTTCTTTTGACCCTACAAGACGCCGCCCAATACTCAGACCTCGATTGGCAAATGCGCGCGGCGCACCAAACGCCACCCAAGTACTTCATCGCGCATGACGGCGCAACGCCCGTAGGAATGTGCGGCGCGGTTCTCCAAGAACGCGAAGTGCTGGTGGTGGCTATGTGGGTGGCACCGTCGCACAGAGGCCAAGGGCTGGGCAAGCGGCTCATTCAGGCGGTCGTGGACTATGCGCGCAGCGTGCATGCCGATGCGCTGACTCTGCTGGTGGCGGCCGCAAACACCCAAGCGCGCCAGCTTTACCAATCAGCTGGCTTTACCGAAGCTGCCGATGCAATGGAACCCAACCCCAGCGACCCCGGGCTTAACTTGCACAGCATGCGCCTATCCATTTCACAGGACAATTCGGCCCCATGCACCTCCTGA